The following are encoded in a window of Sinomonas cyclohexanicum genomic DNA:
- a CDS encoding Fur family transcriptional regulator codes for MVENSREKPREQRVTKQRLAVSAALDRIEDFVSTQELHRMLHDEGASVSLATTYRILQSLADDGLVDVLRSDDGEAVYRRCEATGHHHHLVCRRCGKAVDIEAPSVETWASRVAREHGYTAVEHTVEIFGLCPECTLIAARAASA; via the coding sequence GTGGTCGAGAATTCGCGCGAGAAGCCGCGCGAGCAGCGCGTCACGAAGCAGCGCCTCGCCGTCTCCGCGGCGCTGGACCGGATCGAGGACTTCGTCAGCACCCAGGAGCTTCATCGCATGCTCCACGACGAGGGCGCGTCGGTCTCGCTCGCCACGACGTACCGCATCCTGCAGTCCCTGGCGGACGACGGGCTCGTGGACGTGCTGCGCAGCGACGACGGCGAGGCCGTGTACCGGCGGTGCGAGGCGACAGGGCACCACCACCATCTCGTGTGCAGGCGCTGTGGGAAGGCCGTGGACATCGAGGCCCCGTCCGTGGAGACGTGGGCGAGCAGGGTGGCCCGCGAGCACGGCTACACCGCCGTGGAGCACACGGTAGAGATCTTCGGCCTCTGCCCCGAGTGCACCCTCATCGCCGCACGCGCGGCCTCTGCGTAG
- a CDS encoding metal ABC transporter ATP-binding protein — protein MTPAAEPHSAGGAPHAQEAPAVVRLRNASLAFGERTLWSGLDLDIRPGEFFAVLGPNGSGKTTFLKALLGVVPLTSGTAEIAGRPPGRRGNEVGYIPQQKMFPPSTPLRARDLVSLGVDGHRWGIRLRHRAVERRVDELLAKVGATDYAKVPVGLLSGGEQQRLRVAQAIAGQPRVLLCDEPLLSLDLHHQQAVSRLIDAQRRDGAAVVFVTHEINPVLDYLDRVLYIADGRFRIGTVDEVMTTDVLSELYGSRVEVSRVNGRLVVVGLPDATTHAHAPEHRDQEQPA, from the coding sequence ATGACACCCGCAGCGGAACCGCATTCGGCGGGCGGTGCGCCACACGCCCAGGAGGCGCCCGCCGTCGTCCGGCTGCGGAACGCCTCCTTGGCATTCGGCGAGAGGACCCTGTGGTCCGGGCTCGACCTCGACATCCGCCCCGGCGAGTTCTTCGCCGTCCTGGGCCCCAACGGCAGCGGCAAGACGACGTTCCTCAAGGCGCTCCTCGGCGTCGTGCCGCTCACGTCCGGCACCGCCGAGATCGCGGGACGCCCGCCGGGCAGGCGCGGCAACGAGGTCGGCTACATCCCGCAGCAGAAGATGTTCCCGCCCTCCACCCCGCTGCGTGCCCGGGACCTCGTGTCGCTCGGCGTGGACGGCCATCGGTGGGGGATACGCCTGCGCCACCGCGCGGTCGAGCGCCGCGTCGACGAGCTGCTCGCGAAGGTCGGCGCCACCGACTACGCCAAGGTCCCCGTGGGGCTGCTGTCCGGGGGAGAGCAGCAGCGGCTCAGGGTGGCCCAGGCCATCGCCGGCCAGCCGCGTGTGCTGCTGTGCGACGAGCCGCTGCTATCGCTCGACCTCCATCACCAGCAGGCCGTCAGCCGGCTCATCGACGCCCAGCGGCGCGACGGTGCCGCCGTCGTCTTCGTCACCCACGAGATCAACCCGGTCCTGGACTACCTCGACCGCGTCCTCTACATCGCGGACGGCAGGTTCCGGATCGGCACCGTCGACGAGGTCATGACCACGGACGTCCTCTCCGAGCTCTACGGCAGCCGTGTCGAGGTCTCCCGCGTGAACGGACGCCTCGTCGTCGTGGGCCTGCCCGACGCCACGACCCACGCGCACGCACCCGAGCACCGCGACCAGGAGCAGCCGGCATGA
- a CDS encoding metal ABC transporter permease codes for MNLADLWGTVFSFENYGEIFALVVNSVWAGAILGLLGGVVGTFVMKRDLAFAVHGISELSFAGAAFALLIGADIIAGSLAASIVAALVIGLMGGRAREKNSVIGVLMPFGLGLGILFLALYQGRAANKFGLLTGQIVAVDTVQLQTLAIAAVIVIAVLVAVWRPLTFASVDPDMAFARGVPVRFLSLVFMVVLGVSVALSIQVVGALLVLALLITPAAAALKVTSSPRLVLILSVAFAVMATVGGILLALGGSLPISPYITTLSFLFYVVCAVIGWVRHRMGRSGRVARPAGEPARRTTPVSA; via the coding sequence ATGAACCTCGCGGACCTCTGGGGCACGGTGTTCTCGTTCGAGAACTACGGCGAGATCTTCGCCCTCGTCGTCAACTCGGTGTGGGCCGGGGCCATCCTCGGGCTTCTCGGCGGGGTCGTCGGGACGTTCGTGATGAAGCGGGACCTCGCGTTCGCCGTCCACGGGATCTCGGAGCTCTCCTTCGCGGGTGCGGCGTTCGCGCTGCTCATCGGCGCCGACATCATCGCCGGCTCGCTCGCGGCATCCATCGTGGCGGCCCTCGTGATCGGCCTCATGGGCGGGCGCGCCCGCGAGAAGAACTCGGTGATCGGCGTCCTCATGCCGTTCGGGCTCGGGCTGGGCATTCTGTTCCTGGCGCTGTACCAGGGCCGGGCCGCGAACAAGTTCGGCCTGCTCACCGGGCAGATCGTCGCCGTGGACACCGTCCAGCTGCAGACGCTCGCGATCGCCGCGGTGATCGTGATCGCGGTGCTGGTCGCCGTGTGGCGGCCGCTCACGTTCGCGAGCGTCGACCCCGACATGGCGTTCGCACGGGGCGTCCCGGTGCGGTTCCTCTCGCTTGTGTTCATGGTGGTGCTCGGTGTCAGCGTGGCGCTCTCGATCCAGGTGGTGGGCGCGCTCCTGGTCCTCGCCCTCCTCATCACGCCGGCGGCGGCAGCGCTGAAGGTGACGTCGTCGCCGAGGCTCGTGCTGATCCTGAGCGTGGCGTTCGCGGTCATGGCGACCGTGGGCGGAATCCTGCTCGCCCTGGGCGGCAGCCTGCCGATCAGCCCCTACATCACAACGCTCTCGTTCCTCTTCTACGTCGTCTGCGCGGTGATCGGCTGGGTCCGGCACCGCATGGGCCGCAGCGGGCGCGTCGCCCGGCCCGCCGGGGAGCCGGCCCGGCGCACGACGCCGGTCTCCGCCTGA
- a CDS encoding metal ABC transporter solute-binding protein, Zn/Mn family, with protein MRSFTVPAAGARVGVLGVLAVAASLGLAACASGSPGTAGSGTAAAGTVAVVASTNVYGDLAKAVGGDRVSVTSIVSKTSQDPHSYEATSQDRLAVSKAKLVIENGGGYDPFLSTLAGESRLGDSAIITAVQVAGLEPAGTPSGGHSAYNEHVWYDLAAMEKVTATIADRLGALDPGGKAAYDANAKDVEARLTALEDKVAALKGRAAGKKAAVTEPVPLYLLEAAGLTNATPAAFTSAIEEGQDVPPAVFKETLDLVTSKTVALLAYNPQTQGAQTEQLRKAAESAGVPVAEFTETVPPGTDYLAWMQANVDALAKALP; from the coding sequence GTGCGTTCCTTCACTGTTCCCGCCGCAGGGGCCCGCGTGGGCGTCCTGGGCGTTCTTGCCGTGGCGGCCTCCCTGGGCCTCGCCGCCTGCGCCTCCGGATCGCCCGGCACCGCGGGATCCGGTACGGCCGCGGCCGGCACGGTCGCCGTCGTGGCTTCGACGAACGTCTACGGTGACCTGGCCAAGGCGGTGGGCGGCGATCGGGTCTCGGTGACGTCCATCGTCAGCAAGACCAGCCAGGACCCCCATTCCTACGAGGCCACGAGTCAGGACCGGCTCGCGGTGTCCAAGGCAAAGCTCGTGATCGAGAACGGCGGCGGCTACGATCCGTTCCTGAGCACGCTCGCTGGCGAGAGCAGGCTGGGCGACAGTGCGATCATCACGGCCGTGCAGGTCGCGGGCCTCGAGCCCGCCGGCACCCCGTCTGGCGGTCACTCAGCCTACAACGAGCACGTCTGGTATGACCTTGCGGCGATGGAGAAGGTCACCGCCACGATCGCCGATCGCCTCGGTGCGCTCGACCCGGGAGGCAAGGCCGCGTACGACGCCAACGCCAAGGACGTCGAGGCCAGGCTCACGGCGCTCGAGGACAAGGTCGCGGCCCTCAAGGGCCGCGCCGCCGGCAAGAAGGCTGCGGTGACGGAGCCCGTCCCGCTCTACCTCCTCGAGGCCGCTGGCCTCACGAACGCCACCCCCGCGGCCTTCACCTCCGCGATCGAGGAGGGGCAAGACGTGCCGCCGGCGGTCTTCAAGGAGACCCTGGACCTTGTCACCTCCAAGACCGTGGCCCTCTTGGCGTACAACCCGCAGACCCAGGGCGCCCAGACCGAGCAGCTCCGCAAGGCAGCCGAGTCGGCGGGTGTCCCAGTCGCCGAGTTCACCGAGACTGTCCCTCCCGGCACCGACTACCTGGCCTGGATGCAGGCGAATGTGGACGCACTCGCCAAAGCCTTGCCGTGA